In one Fusarium falciforme chromosome 5, complete sequence genomic region, the following are encoded:
- a CDS encoding Zn(2)-C6 fungal-type domain-containing protein has protein sequence MPRQSGTKVERTRTFTGCRTCRSRHAKCDEAQPECGTCRRLGLTCGGYGARLFWITDDAVRPELQQSHRGSEYRYPLFSEVDRRLMSAELSDSLGKQSAMDILADIDSACDKLAGGNSAMIKGPFGVFQSIEEPSPADVLTSSPDTENSNTNTYPDTDSFIEEVQRHDWPTHIGDDLDLFTGPLDPSLSLNPEEPTGSEQVLLPDSTMTNFFLDNSMGVEGLALFSPNFISQAMEIEAIGHGDSHADDHGDSAFNHLENEVMPCPRGLPQANGGHLGLPEEAEPLLRYYKKHVAGERTSMQAKRKSPWEIIFLPCALETFAELSLWNEASHTRSTIFYTLLAHSALQLHLSNKPSTFSCDWKEIGIRNHERAQHHLRNALQLEMFGPKQANYKELLMAILGMAMTSLHNGTRAFRVFLLDAERLIRLRGLINQNPFKTRLLHHMYTHLRVIAESISLCAEPPSDASDENNTRDLTHGRTFRITEDALNIGLDPAQEKTDEMGYNDIHLEIQGRWSHTLFPVIYGIPESLMTLLSQTVSLSNEKARLENVARCNPGVSVALARHTKTLENRIWAWTLALDPLGPPKPTRLDQDLMAHPQVRSMALAIHQALIIYFYRRVYDMNAMILQDLVKKTLDFLEPCLGELIGDQDFATSLAWPAFVAACEAVSPDLQERALKCLSVTDDKGIYFTPKPAKVIVPLIWDKRKESGDWTTSWQSLVSDSLL, from the exons atgccgaggCAGAGCGGGACCAAGGTCGAGCGTACGCGCACCTTTACTGGATGCCGGACTTGTCGAAGCCGACATGCAAAGTGTGACGAAG CTCAGCCAGAATGCGGTACCTGTCGGAGACTCGGACTCACATGCGGTGGATACGGAGCCCGCCTCTTCTGGATCACAGACGATGCGGTCCGGCCGGAGCTCCAGCAGAGCCACCGGGGATCCGAATACCGGTATCCACTCTTCTCCG AGGTTGATCGCAGATTGATGAGTGCCGAATTGTCAGACAGCCTGGGCAAGCAGTCTGCCATGGACATCTTGGCGGATATTGACTCTGCATGCGATAAGCTGGCTGGTGGAAACTCAGCCATGATCAAAGGCCCTTTCGGGGTTTTTCAATCAATCGAAGAGCCATCACCAGCCGATGTTCTGACATCCTCTCCGGATACCGAAAACTCGAATACAAACACATATCCTGATACCGACAGCTTCATCGAGGAGGTACAGCGGCACGATTGGCCCACCCATATCGGAGACGACCTTGATCTGTTTACCGGTCCTTTGGATCCAAGTCTTTCCCTTAACCCTGAAGAACCAACAGGCTCAGAACAAGTGCTTTTGCCGGACTCTACAATGACAAACTTCTTCCTCGATAACTCCATGGGCGTTGAAGGCTTGGCACTCTTCAGCCCCAACTTTATATCCCAGGCAATGGAAATTGAAGCAATTGGCCACGGAGACAGCCACGCGGACGATCATGGAGACAGCGCATTCAACCATTTAGAAAACGAAGTCATGCCGTGTCCCCGAGGACTCCCACAGGCCAACGGAGGCCACTTGGGCCTTCCTGAAGAGGCAGAGCCATTGCTTCGTTACTACAAAAAACACGTGGCTGGCGAGAGAACGTCCATGCAGGCAAAACGCAAGTCACCATGGGAAATCATCTTTTTGCCCTGCGCCCTCGAGACATTCGCCGAGCTCTCTCTCTGGAATGAAGCCTCACATACGCGCTCAACCATATTCTATACTCTTCTTGCTCACAGCGCTCTCCAACTGCACCTGTCGAATAAGCCAAGCACGTTTTCTTGCGACTGGAAAGAGATTGGTATACGAAACCACGAGAGGGCTCAACATCACCTCCGCAATGCTCTGCAACTCGAGATGTTTGGTCCCAAACAGGCGAACTACAAGGAGTTGCTGATGGCAATTCTTGGCATGGCAATGACTTCG CTGCATAACGGTACCCGTGCTTTCCGAGTCTTCCTTCTCGATGCTGAGCGGCTGATTCGACTTCGGGGCCTGATCAACCAAAATCCCTTCAAAACTCGTCTGTTGCATCACATGTACACCCATCTCCGGGTCATTGCAGAGAGCATATCATTGTGTGCCGAGCCTCCTTCCGACGCGTCCGACGAGAATAATACTCGTGACCTCACTCATGGCCGGACGTTTCGAATCACCGAAGATGCTCTCAATATCGGTCTTGACCCAGCGCAAGAGAAGACAGATGAAATGGGATACAATGACATTCATCTCGAGATCCAGGGCCGCTGGAGTCATACACTGTTCCCCGTCATCTACGGCATTCCAGAGTCTCTGATGACGCTCCTGTCACAGACAGTCTCCTTGTCCAACGAAAAGGCGCGTCTCGAAAATGTAGCTCGTTGCAACCCAGGAGTTTCAGTAGCCCTGGCGAGACACACAAAGACGCTTGAGAATAGAATATGGGCATGGACTCTGGCGCTCGACCCCCTGGGGCCCCCGAAACCAACTCGTCTAGATCAGGACCTAATGGCTCACCCTCAGGTCCGTTCGATGGCGCTGGCCATACACCAAGCCCTCATCATCTACTTTTACCGCCGGGTGTACGACATGAACGCCATGATCCTCCAAGACCTGGTCAAGAAGACGCTGGACTTCCTCGAGCCTTGCCTAGGCGAGTTGATTGGCGACCAAGACTTTGCAACCAGTCTCGCCTGGCCGGCGTTTGTTGCCGCTTGCGAGGCTGTGTCTCCTGATCTTCAAGAGCGAGCTCTCAAGTGCTTGTCGGTCACCGATGATAAGGGCATATACTTTACGCCCAAGCCGGCAAAGGTGATTGTACCGTTGATATGGGACAAGCGAAAAGAGTCGGGAGACTGGACTACGAGCTGGCAAAGTCTTGTGTCAGATAGCTTACTATAG
- a CDS encoding FMN hydroxy acid dehydrogenase domain-containing protein → MANRGVSWDPHVHTIADLKDLGSKKLPKMYRDYFNEGAMDLVTLRDNEEAYNRYKIRPRILVNVDNVDISTEIFGCKTALPLGFSPAAMHRLAHPDGEIATSRAAAKIGICMGLSSYATASLEDVAAQGSGNPYVMQLCVLRDRETTLQMLRRAEASGYKAIFLSVDVPMLGRRLNEYRNNFVLPDDMAWPNLLSDGKSELSGSSEDLTQSKHDFDPSLDWDTAIPWLRQHTKLQLWIKGVYAAEDVQLAIKYGLDGVVVSNHGGRQLDGVPATLDALRECVIAANGKIPVAVDGGIRRGTDIFKALAMGASHCFVGRIPIWGLAYNGQEGVELALKILMYEFKLAMALAGCRTIKDISRSHLAFLNSEGILAKL, encoded by the exons ATGGCTAACCGAGGCGTCTCGTGGGATCCCCATGTCCACACAATTGCGGACCTCAAGGACCTTGGCAGCAAGAAGCTCCCCAAGATGTATCGGG ACTACTTCAATGAAGGTGCCATGGATCTGGTTAC ATTGAGAGACAATGAAGAGGCCTACAACAGGTACAAGATCCGACCGCGCATTCTCGTCAACGTCGACAATGTCGATATTTCAACCGAAATCTTTGGATGCAAAACGGCGCTGCCTCTGGGCTTCAGTCCGGCTGCGATGCACCGTCTAGCGCATCCCGATGGCGAGATTGCTACTTCGCGCGCTGCCGCCAAGATTGGCATTTGCATGGGCCTCTCTTCATATGCGACAGCTTCTCTTGAGGATGTCGCTGCCCAAGGGTCAGGGAACCCTTACGTGATGCAGCTCTGTGTTTTGCGCGACCGTGAGACAACACTTCAGATGCTGCGACGCGCTGAAG CCTCCGGATACaaggccatcttcctctctGTCGACGTTCCCATGCTCGGTCGCCGATTAAACGAATATCGCAACAACTTTGTCCTTCCCGACGACATGGCCTGGCCCAATCTGCTTTCTGATGGCAAGAGTGAGCTCAGCGGATCCAGCGAGGATCTGACACAGAGCAAGCATGACTTTGACCCGTCGCTCGACTGGGACACTGCCATTCCCTGGCTGCGCCAGCACACCAAGCTCCAGCTCTGGATCAAGGGCGTGTACGCTGCCGAGGATGTCCAGCTGGCCATCAAATACGGTCTTGACGGTGTCGTCGTATCGAACCACGGTGGTAGACAGCTAGACGGTGTCCCTGCGACCCTAGACGCGCTCCGAGAATGTGTCATCGCGGCCAATGGCAAGATCCCCGTCGCTGTCGATGGTGGCATCCGACGAGGTACCGACATCTTCAAAGCGCTCGCCATGGGAGCCAGCCACTGCTTCGTAGGAAGAATCCCCATCTGGGGCCTTGCA TACAACGGCCAAGAGGGTGTAGAGCTCGCTCTCAAGATCCTCATGTACGAGTTCAAGCTTGCCATGGCGCTCGCTGG ATGCCGCACAATCAAGGACATTTCGAGAAGTCATCTCGCGTTTCTTAACTCGGAGGGTATTTTGGCCAAGTTGTAA